Sequence from the Clostridium butyricum genome:
AGATTGAAAAAAAGAACTTAGATGAAATGTATCGTGCATATGCATCAAGCTCAATTGAAATAGATGGCAATCTTAACTTGCTTATAGCATCTGAAGAAAAAGGATATCCATGCTATTCATATAGTGGAAAGAATTTTAATCATCGTCAGACAGTATGGGAAGATGGAGGCGGATGTATGTCAATTATTCCAATTCCAAATAGAGCAAATGAATTTTTGGCAGTACGTGATTTTTATCTTAAAGAAAGTCCAAGCAGTGCACGCCTTGTATGGGGACACTTAGTAGATGGTGAGTGGGTTACTGAAACTATATTGAAGCTTCCTTATCTACATCGTTTTGATTTATGGGATGTTGAAGGAGAAATATATTTTATTGGTGCAACAATAGCAGATCTTAAAGATAATAAGGAAGACTGGAGCAGACCAGGTACTATTTATTATGGAAAACTACCAGATGTATTAACAGAGGGAATAGAACTTGAAGTTCTTAAAACAGGATTGTTTAGGAATCATGGGTATAGCAGTCATATGGTAGATGGTAAAATACATGGAACTTTTGGATGTGATCAAGGAGTATTTGAAGTTGTTCCTATGAAGAATGAACAGTGGCAGATAAATTGCATTCTTGAGAAGAGTGTTGGAGAAATTGCTTGGTGCGACATAGATAATGATGGAATTGATGAAATGATGACAATAGAACCTTTTCATGGGGATTCAATGAAAATTTATAAGTTAACTGAAGGAAAATATAGTGAAATTTACTCATATCCATATGAAATAGATTTTGCACACACCCTTGTAGGTACTAAGCTTTGTGGTGAACCGGTTTTTGTAGGTGGAGTAAGACGTAAAGAAGCTGAGTTATTTATGATTCAATATATAGATGGAAAATGTAAGGAAACAATAATTGAAAAAGGTGTAGGTCCTGCTAATATTCATGTTATTAATTTGGATGATTGTGATTTAATTGTATCTGCTAATCATACAGATAATAAAGCAGCAGTGTATACAGTAAGAAAGGAATAGAGTACTAAAATATTAACATTTATCTATGGATATTATAGAAATTATAAATAATGTCCATAGATAAAAAAATATAAAGAATTAAATGATAATAAAAATCAATGATAGGAGTGTCATATATGTTAGAACAATTAAAAGAAAAAGTATATGAGGCTAATATGCTTTTGCCTAAATATAATCTCGTAACATTTACATGGGGAAATGTTTCAGCAATAGATAAAGAAAGTGGACTAGTTGTAATTAAACCATCAGGTGTCGAATATGACATCATGAAACCTGATGATATGGTTGTAGTTGATTTAAATGGAAACATAGTTGAGGGAAGATATAAACCATCATCAGATACACCAACACATATTAAGCTATATAAGGATTTTTGTGATATAGGCGCAGTAGTTCATACACATTCTAGATATGCAACTATCTTTGCACAATCGGGAAAGGATATTATTCCCTATGGAACAACTCAAGCTGACTATTTTTATAATGAGATACCATGTACACGTGATATGACGGCAGAGGAAATTAGTTCAAATTATGAATATAATACCGGCGAAGTTATAGTTGAGAGATTTAAACATTTAAATCCTAACTATGTGCCAGCGGTGTTAGTAAAAAACCATGGACCGTTTGCATGGGGGAAAGATGCTATGGAAGCCGTTCATAATGCAGTTGTACTTGAAGAAGTAGCAATGATGGCTCTTAATACAGAATTATTAAGTAAGAGTGAAACAGTTAAAATGCCACAAGAGCTTATAGAAAAACATTTTACTAGAAAACATGGACCCAATGCTTATTATGGGCAATAAAAAAATAATTTTAGACTATAAAAAGTTATTTAGATATTTTAATAAATAATTACTTAGAATTTTATTAATAGAGGTGTTCGGTATGAAAGAATATACTTTAGGATTATATGAAAAATCTATGCCTAATTATCTTACATGGGAAGAAAAATTTAGTTGTGCAAGAGAATGTGGATTTGACAATATAGAAATAAGTATAGATGAAACAAAAGAAAAATTATCAAGGATATATATGTCTAAAGGTGATAGAAAAGCACTTGTTGAGTTAATGTTTAAATATGGTGTTGAAATAAGGACAATGTGTTTGAGTGGACATAGAAAATATCCTCTTGGAAGCCTTGATGAAAAGATACGAAATAAAGGCATGGAAATAATGGAAAACGCAATTGAGCTTGCAGATGACCTTGGAATAAAGATAATACAGCTTGCAGGATATGATGTTTATTATGAAGAAGGAAATGAAGTTACAAGAAAACACTTTAAGGAAAATTTAAAAAAGGCAGTTGAAATGGCAGCTAGTAAAGGTGTTATTCTTGCATTTGAAACAATGGAAACAGAATTCATGAATACTGTTGGAAAGGCGATGACGTTTGTCAAAGAAATAAACTCTCCATATCTTCAGATATATCCTGATTGTGGAAATGTGACTAATGCGGCTTTGGAATATGGACTTACGCCTAGTGAAGATTTTGAATCTGGAAAAGGCCATATAGCTGCTGTTCATTTAAAGGAAACTGTTCCGGGAAAATTTAGAGAAGTTACTTTTGGAAAAGGACATGTTAATTTTGAAGAAATTATAAAAAAGTCATGGGATCTTGGTGTAAGAAAATTTACAGTAGAATTTTGGTATACAGGCAATGATGATTGGAAAGATGTAATTAAAGAAACTAAATATTTTATTGATGATAAATTTAGAAAAGCTTTATGTGAAAATATGAAAGCTGTTTAATTATCTAGATACTAAAAGAAATTAACATCAACATGTATGTTATGAAAGGTTGAGTGATTTATGGATAAAGGCAAATTAGATTTAGTAATAAAGCAAGTTAAAAAAAATATTATAGAAATGATCTATGAAGCAAAGTCTGGACATCCAGGAGGATCATTATCTTGTTCAGAAATACTAACATATCTATATTATGAAAAGATGAATGTAAGTCCTGAAAAATCAAAAGATGACTGCCGTGATAGATTTGTTTTAAGTAAAGGACATGCAGCGCCAGCACTTTATTCTGTGCTAGCTGAGAAAGGTTACTTTAATAAAGAGCAACTTATGAGTTTGAGAAAAATTGGTGGCTTATTACAAGGTCATCCAGATTCTAAACATATTAATGGTATAGATGTATCTACAGGATCTTTAGGACAGGGAATTTCTAATGCAGTTGGAATGTCATTAGGACTTAAAATGTTAGAAAAAAAATCAAAAGTGTATGTTCTACTTGGAGATGGTGAGCTTCAAGAAGGTCTTGTATGGGAGGCTGCTATGGCAGCAGGACATTACAAACTTAATAATCTAATTGCCATTATAGACAATAATGGATTGCAGATAGATGGAAAAAATGAAGAAGTAATTACTATTAACCCAATAGACAAAAAATTTGAAAGCTTTGGGTGGAATGTAATCTCTTGTAATGATGGAAATGATTTTGAAAGTATCAATAAGGCATTTTTAGAAGCAGAAAAATGCATAGATAAGCCCATTGTTATAATAGCCAAAACTATTAAAGGGAAAGGTGTGAGTTTTATGGAAAATAAAGTTGAATGGCATGGAGCTGCACCAAATGAAGAAGAAAAAAATAGAGCTATAGAAGAGATTTTAGCATAATTTTAAGGAGGGTTTTATCATGGGAAAGTCAACTAGGGAGTCATATGGTGAAGCATTGATTCAAATTGGTTATGAAAATAAAAATATTGTAGTGTTAGATGCAGATCTTTCAAAGTCTACAAAGACAAATGGATTTAAAAAAGAATTTCCAGATAGATTCTTCAATGCTGGAAT
This genomic interval carries:
- the araD gene encoding L-ribulose-5-phosphate 4-epimerase encodes the protein MLEQLKEKVYEANMLLPKYNLVTFTWGNVSAIDKESGLVVIKPSGVEYDIMKPDDMVVVDLNGNIVEGRYKPSSDTPTHIKLYKDFCDIGAVVHTHSRYATIFAQSGKDIIPYGTTQADYFYNEIPCTRDMTAEEISSNYEYNTGEVIVERFKHLNPNYVPAVLVKNHGPFAWGKDAMEAVHNAVVLEEVAMMALNTELLSKSETVKMPQELIEKHFTRKHGPNAYYGQ
- a CDS encoding L-ribulose-5-phosphate 3-epimerase; this encodes MKEYTLGLYEKSMPNYLTWEEKFSCARECGFDNIEISIDETKEKLSRIYMSKGDRKALVELMFKYGVEIRTMCLSGHRKYPLGSLDEKIRNKGMEIMENAIELADDLGIKIIQLAGYDVYYEEGNEVTRKHFKENLKKAVEMAASKGVILAFETMETEFMNTVGKAMTFVKEINSPYLQIYPDCGNVTNAALEYGLTPSEDFESGKGHIAAVHLKETVPGKFREVTFGKGHVNFEEIIKKSWDLGVRKFTVEFWYTGNDDWKDVIKETKYFIDDKFRKALCENMKAV
- a CDS encoding transketolase — its product is MDKGKLDLVIKQVKKNIIEMIYEAKSGHPGGSLSCSEILTYLYYEKMNVSPEKSKDDCRDRFVLSKGHAAPALYSVLAEKGYFNKEQLMSLRKIGGLLQGHPDSKHINGIDVSTGSLGQGISNAVGMSLGLKMLEKKSKVYVLLGDGELQEGLVWEAAMAAGHYKLNNLIAIIDNNGLQIDGKNEEVITINPIDKKFESFGWNVISCNDGNDFESINKAFLEAEKCIDKPIVIIAKTIKGKGVSFMENKVEWHGAAPNEEEKNRAIEEILA